A portion of the Cytophagales bacterium genome contains these proteins:
- a CDS encoding hydroxymethylglutaryl-CoA reductase: MLIPSLILKQLYTTGSLKNTGKGVKFSMKNRLKDGKFIGLSSLKFGGKEVPASAVSFDIGDGKIIACNQISVSNPINFPLKKSFDILADIGALPIGKHQIEIAFKAKPFGSLKLKVEDAIAEPNGHIVRIPRDNTDDYSKEIIRKRQKFIEQHTGTRLEHVSKYSFDPHQTEGNVENYTGVAQVPLGFAGPVRIVGEHAKGEFLIPLATTEGTLIASYNRGIKVMNLSGGARCTVVRDIMQRAPVFVFDDARDGREFTKWINANINKIRKEAESTSSIAKLQYIDPYLSNKFVFLRFNYTTGDAAGQNMVGRATFAACSWIIDNYKGIRHFYLESNFATDKKASQINIMRTRGKRVTAEAVIKRDVLIQHMRVEPESLFYHSHISNVGAFMSGANNNGAHSPNAIAAMFIATGQDAANVAESSAGIAYTELTPEGDLYISLTIPSLIVATYGGGTSLPTQRECLEALGCYGKGKVNKLAEIIAGVALAGEISLAAAISSSDWVSSHEKYGRNR; this comes from the coding sequence ATGTTAATCCCAAGTCTCATACTAAAGCAGCTTTACACTACCGGCAGCTTGAAGAATACCGGTAAAGGCGTAAAATTTTCAATGAAGAATCGCCTCAAAGACGGTAAATTTATTGGGCTAAGCAGCCTGAAATTCGGTGGAAAAGAAGTGCCTGCCAGCGCTGTCTCTTTCGACATAGGCGATGGTAAAATAATTGCCTGTAATCAGATCTCGGTGAGTAATCCGATCAACTTCCCTTTGAAAAAATCATTTGATATTTTAGCCGATATTGGAGCGCTGCCAATCGGAAAACATCAGATCGAGATCGCTTTTAAAGCTAAACCTTTCGGGAGCCTGAAATTAAAAGTAGAAGATGCTATTGCAGAGCCAAACGGTCATATTGTTCGCATTCCCCGTGATAATACTGACGATTATTCAAAGGAGATCATCAGGAAGCGGCAGAAATTTATTGAACAGCATACTGGTACCAGGTTAGAGCATGTCAGTAAATATTCATTTGACCCTCATCAAACTGAGGGAAACGTAGAGAACTACACAGGAGTAGCGCAGGTTCCCCTGGGTTTTGCCGGGCCGGTCAGGATTGTTGGTGAGCATGCTAAGGGTGAGTTTCTCATTCCGTTAGCCACAACGGAAGGCACGCTGATAGCTTCTTACAACCGGGGCATCAAGGTAATGAACCTCTCAGGTGGAGCCCGGTGCACTGTGGTTAGAGATATAATGCAGCGCGCACCGGTCTTTGTTTTTGATGATGCACGCGATGGCCGTGAGTTTACAAAATGGATAAATGCAAACATTAACAAGATCCGTAAAGAAGCAGAATCTACTTCAAGCATAGCTAAGCTGCAGTACATTGATCCCTATCTGTCAAATAAATTTGTTTTCCTTCGCTTTAACTATACCACAGGTGACGCTGCCGGACAGAACATGGTGGGGCGGGCGACTTTTGCAGCCTGTAGTTGGATCATAGATAACTACAAAGGAATCAGGCATTTTTACTTAGAATCCAATTTTGCAACCGATAAAAAGGCCTCCCAGATCAATATCATGAGAACACGTGGAAAAAGGGTTACGGCAGAAGCCGTGATCAAACGGGACGTGCTGATCCAGCACATGCGCGTAGAGCCTGAAAGCTTGTTTTATCATAGCCATATTTCTAATGTTGGCGCTTTTATGTCCGGAGCGAATAACAACGGAGCCCATTCTCCAAATGCTATCGCTGCCATGTTTATTGCTACCGGCCAGGATGCTGCCAACGTTGCGGAATCTTCAGCAGGTATCGCATACACTGAGCTTACTCCCGAAGGTGATCTGTATATTTCCCTCACTATTCCATCCCTTATCGTAGCGACCTACGGAGGCGGCACAAGCCTGCCTACTCAGCGCGAATGCCTTGAGGCCCTTGGATGTTACGGAAAAGGTAAGGTAAACAAATTGGCGGAAATTATTGCAGGTGTTGCACTGGCAGGTGAGATCTCCCTTGCAGCAGCCATTTCATCGTCAGACTGGGTTTCGAGCCACGAAAAATATGGGAGAAACAGGTGA
- a CDS encoding Rpn family recombination-promoting nuclease/putative transposase: MKFLNPKTDFAFKKIFGSEKSKEILISFLNAILNLKSPYKIKEVTIIDPYLAPKIKGIKDTYLDIRVKDEQNKSYIIEMQVLNVAGFEKRILYNACKTYANQIHKGEDYHLLTEVIAITITDFVMFEELPDIINKFNLRNEKNNEVYSDDLELVFAELPKFTKNENELANIIDKWLYFIKTAGNLTAIPKALSKEQPIIKAFEIANKASLTEVELNDQERREIFIQDQRGALSLAEKKG; this comes from the coding sequence ATGAAATTTTTGAACCCTAAAACTGATTTCGCTTTTAAAAAAATATTTGGCTCTGAGAAAAGTAAAGAAATACTAATTAGTTTTCTTAATGCTATTTTAAATTTAAAATCTCCATATAAAATTAAAGAAGTTACAATAATTGATCCCTATCTTGCCCCTAAGATCAAAGGAATAAAAGATACATATCTGGATATACGAGTTAAAGATGAGCAAAATAAATCATACATAATTGAGATGCAGGTACTAAATGTTGCGGGCTTTGAAAAAAGGATCTTATACAATGCTTGCAAGACCTATGCAAATCAGATCCATAAAGGAGAGGATTATCATTTATTAACAGAAGTCATAGCAATTACGATAACTGATTTTGTGATGTTTGAAGAGCTGCCGGACATTATTAATAAATTTAATCTCAGAAACGAAAAGAACAATGAAGTCTATTCAGATGATCTGGAACTTGTTTTTGCAGAACTACCTAAATTTACAAAAAACGAAAACGAACTGGCTAACATTATTGATAAATGGCTCTATTTTATCAAAACTGCAGGCAATTTGACTGCTATTCCGAAAGCTTTATCAAAGGAACAGCCCATTATTAAAGCATTTGAAATAGCTAATAAAGCTTCGTTAACTGAGGTAGAATTAAACGATCAGGAGAGAAGAGAAATATTTATCCAAGACCAACGAGGCGCTCTTTCATTAGCTGAGAAAAAGGGTA
- a CDS encoding nucleotidyltransferase family protein, whose translation MKAMIFAAGLGTRFLPLTNSKPKALVEVNGTPLLEIVINRLKLFGFNEIIINAHHFAGSIIDFLNKKRNFNIKITISDETEKLLGIGGGLKKASWFFNDNEPFLVHNVDIVSDIDLKQLLQAHIRSEALVTLAVKNRQSSNYLLFDNNKTLCGWINKNSSEKKLIKNFNSNLTPLAFSGIHIISPSIFHLINKNGVFPIIDTYLNLAANHKIVAFIEDNSLWIDVGKKENLKKAGEILISIAHRA comes from the coding sequence ATGAAAGCAATGATCTTTGCCGCTGGCTTAGGAACACGTTTTCTTCCTCTTACAAATAGTAAACCTAAAGCTTTAGTAGAGGTTAATGGAACACCTTTACTGGAAATTGTGATTAACAGATTAAAGTTATTCGGTTTTAATGAAATCATTATTAATGCCCATCATTTTGCCGGCAGTATCATAGATTTTTTAAACAAAAAAAGAAACTTCAATATAAAGATTACCATCTCTGATGAAACAGAAAAGCTTTTAGGTATTGGAGGTGGTTTAAAAAAAGCTTCGTGGTTTTTCAATGACAACGAGCCTTTTTTGGTTCATAATGTAGATATAGTGTCAGATATTGATTTAAAACAACTACTTCAAGCGCATATCAGATCAGAGGCACTTGTAACATTGGCTGTTAAAAACAGGCAGTCATCAAATTATCTGCTATTTGACAACAATAAAACCTTATGTGGATGGATAAATAAAAATAGCAGTGAAAAGAAATTAATAAAAAATTTTAATTCAAATCTAACTCCACTGGCTTTTAGTGGAATTCATATCATTTCGCCTTCTATTTTTCACCTTATAAATAAGAATGGTGTTTTCCCAATAATTGATACTTACCTGAATTTAGCTGCAAATCATAAAATAGTTGCTTTTATTGAGGATAATTCTTTGTGGATAGATGTAGGGAAAAAAGAAAATTTAAAAAAAGCGGGTGAAATTTTAATTAGCATCGCGCATAGAGCATAG